In the Victivallis sp. Marseille-Q1083 genome, one interval contains:
- a CDS encoding 50S ribosomal protein L11 methyltransferase, with product MSELLYCCKMRDLSDDYNQTVEFLSALDAYVGTWENREEKSVWHTVYTLDKAAALAAMAQLQQLLPLWAEYGIRLSAPEYFELPKEDWSEVWKKYFHLIHIADNLVIRPSWLAYEPKPGQAVVDIDPGMSFGTGQHATTAYCLKTLARLAGRPEVRSVLDAGCGSGILAIAAGKLGYRPIDAFDYDPDAVKVAAENIAINQLTGQIRLFQGDAVGYEAPEGGYDLALVNILGHILKANARRIVGWVRPGGYLALAGILNSEFDALAAVFTDAGGRELDRFTEKEWTSGLFCRN from the coding sequence ATGAGCGAGTTGCTTTATTGCTGTAAAATGCGTGATCTGTCCGACGATTACAATCAGACGGTCGAATTTCTGTCCGCCCTGGACGCCTATGTCGGCACCTGGGAAAACCGCGAGGAAAAATCCGTCTGGCACACCGTTTATACGCTGGACAAGGCGGCCGCGCTGGCGGCGATGGCGCAATTGCAGCAACTGCTGCCGCTGTGGGCGGAATACGGCATCCGCCTCTCGGCGCCGGAATATTTCGAACTGCCCAAAGAGGACTGGTCGGAAGTCTGGAAAAAATATTTCCACCTCATCCACATCGCCGACAACCTGGTCATCCGGCCGAGCTGGCTGGCCTATGAACCGAAACCCGGCCAGGCGGTCGTCGACATCGATCCGGGGATGAGTTTCGGCACCGGCCAGCACGCCACGACCGCCTATTGCCTGAAAACCCTCGCCCGGCTGGCCGGGCGGCCCGAAGTCCGTTCGGTCCTCGACGCCGGCTGCGGTTCCGGCATCCTGGCGATCGCCGCCGGAAAACTCGGCTACCGGCCGATCGACGCCTTCGACTACGACCCGGACGCGGTCAAAGTGGCCGCGGAAAACATTGCGATCAATCAGTTGACCGGGCAGATCCGCCTGTTCCAAGGAGATGCCGTCGGTTACGAGGCGCCGGAAGGCGGTTACGATCTGGCGCTGGTCAACATCCTCGGCCACATTTTGAAAGCCAATGCCCGCCGCATCGTCGGCTGGGTGAGGCCCGGCGGCTATCTGGCGCTGGCCGGTATCCTCAACAGCGAATTCGACGCCCTGGCGGCGGTTTTCACCGACGCCGGCGGCCGGGAGCTGGACCGCTTCACCGAAAAAGAGTGGACCAGCGGCCTGTTTTGCCGCAATTGA
- a CDS encoding tetratricopeptide repeat protein produces the protein MRRWWKFILAGSLPWMAGAGEVGIDWLNADGSAPPAETAVAEAAPKAQALAGFAMALLGEEGGDENSWLLQALANDADARLPLKLLLQQLQQSYPIDEAVIRRLCEIAEANPQALMLNMVALELGNDLEREPLSSERQLAMGLAVWKRLPPDRNWTDAELAEQYVKLIGGLVLLYANQGQFEAGEKLLTDELELVGGSGYRHERLLENAAIFYRLGAEHASDDRGWLGWRDSPRQRYRERLAATLEQLLAEADELKENSALQRLTVFRNLGCDTEFETLVARLIKRPDIVRKADLYTLLAEQRQRAGRFQEACELWKKLCRLFPLEREYRLNLGYAAFLGGDYELAAEQFEWILLLLPKNDGIRQMLIHCCLTLGQYDKAARLNRKIQDEFNRKCTSIEIALWRKSLSKARELLTELEDEAVAAPVNEVFFQRLERVYNLWMALAELQHDTGLAIRICSEMETMGLLDVPRNANNIGYTLAILDIELDKAEKLIRLALAEDREFDVLDSMAMLCFRRGRYREAVDYIEEALALQTERKDGVIYEHAGDIYLAVGKPDLAAECYRLALQYVSYGLDTDGVKAKLQALEAGN, from the coding sequence ATGCGACGATGGTGGAAATTCATCCTGGCCGGCAGTTTGCCGTGGATGGCCGGCGCCGGCGAGGTCGGTATCGACTGGTTGAACGCGGACGGCAGTGCGCCGCCGGCTGAAACGGCGGTTGCCGAAGCGGCCCCGAAAGCGCAGGCGTTAGCCGGGTTTGCGATGGCGCTGCTCGGTGAGGAGGGCGGCGATGAAAATTCCTGGCTGCTGCAGGCGCTGGCCAACGATGCCGATGCCCGGTTGCCGTTGAAACTTCTGCTGCAGCAGTTGCAGCAGAGTTATCCGATAGATGAAGCGGTGATCCGCCGGCTGTGCGAGATTGCCGAGGCCAATCCGCAGGCATTGATGCTGAACATGGTTGCCCTGGAATTAGGCAACGATCTGGAGCGGGAGCCATTGTCTTCCGAGCGGCAGTTGGCGATGGGATTGGCGGTCTGGAAGAGGTTGCCGCCGGACCGGAACTGGACGGATGCCGAATTGGCGGAGCAGTACGTCAAACTGATCGGCGGACTGGTGCTGCTCTATGCCAACCAAGGGCAATTCGAAGCCGGGGAAAAATTATTGACCGACGAACTGGAGCTGGTCGGCGGCAGCGGTTACCGGCATGAGCGGTTGCTGGAAAATGCGGCGATCTTCTACCGGCTGGGGGCGGAGCATGCCTCGGACGACCGGGGGTGGCTGGGCTGGCGGGACAGCCCGCGGCAGCGTTATCGGGAGCGGCTGGCGGCGACGTTGGAACAGTTGCTGGCGGAAGCCGATGAGCTGAAGGAGAACTCCGCCCTGCAGCGGCTGACGGTTTTTCGGAATCTCGGCTGCGACACGGAGTTCGAAACGCTGGTGGCCCGGTTGATCAAACGACCGGATATCGTCAGAAAGGCGGATCTGTATACGTTGCTGGCGGAGCAGCGGCAGCGGGCCGGCCGATTCCAGGAAGCCTGTGAATTGTGGAAAAAACTGTGCCGGCTCTTCCCGCTGGAGCGGGAATACCGGCTGAATCTGGGATATGCCGCCTTCCTCGGCGGCGATTATGAACTGGCGGCGGAACAATTCGAATGGATTTTGCTCCTGCTGCCGAAAAACGACGGCATCCGGCAGATGCTGATTCACTGCTGTCTGACCTTGGGCCAATACGACAAAGCCGCGCGGCTGAATAGAAAAATACAGGATGAATTCAACCGTAAATGCACTTCAATCGAAATTGCCTTGTGGCGAAAATCGCTGTCGAAGGCGCGGGAGCTGTTGACCGAACTGGAGGACGAGGCGGTGGCGGCGCCGGTCAACGAGGTTTTCTTTCAACGTCTGGAGCGGGTGTACAATTTATGGATGGCGCTGGCCGAGCTGCAGCATGATACCGGGTTGGCCATCAGGATTTGCTCTGAGATGGAGACGATGGGGCTGCTGGATGTGCCGCGGAATGCCAATAACATCGGTTATACGCTGGCGATTTTGGACATTGAACTGGACAAGGCGGAAAAATTAATCCGGTTGGCGCTGGCGGAGGACCGGGAGTTCGATGTATTGGACAGCATGGCGATGCTCTGCTTCCGGCGCGGCAGATACCGGGAAGCGGTCGATTATATCGAAGAGGCGCTGGCATTGCAGACGGAGCGGAAGGACGGCGTCATCTATGAGCATGCCGGCGACATTTACCTGGCGGTCGGCAAGCCGGACCTGGCGGCGGAATGTTATCGTCTGGCCCTGCAGTATGTGTCCTATGGTCTGGATACCGACGGCGTCAAAGCCAAGCTGCAGGCGCTGGAAGCCGGAAATTGA
- a CDS encoding AURKAIP1/COX24 domain-containing protein produces the protein MGNLKKKRRRKIAKHKRKKQLKSLRHKNK, from the coding sequence ATGGGTAACCTTAAGAAGAAGCGTCGGAGAAAAATCGCCAAGCACAAGCGTAAAAAGCAGCTCAAGTCTTTGCGGCATAAGAACAAGTAA
- the guaA gene encoding glutamine-hydrolyzing GMP synthase: MSQTVETIVVLDFGSQYSQLIARRIRECSVYSKILPFHASAERILAENPKGIILSGGPASVYQENAPKCDPKIFELGIPVLGICYGLQLLIMTLGGRVAPGKAREYGKAMLKIADSGSLFNGLSGEIQVWMSHGDKVTAPPPGKFKVLATTDNCEYCAVTVEDRNIFGIQFHPEVVHTPQGKRIICNFCHDICGCAGNWTMAGFIEQSVSEIRETVGRNRVILGLSGGVDSSVAAALINKAIGGQLTCIFVNNGLLRKNEAQRVQDLFGRNFRMKLVYVDATERFMTKLKDVAEPERKRKIIGHEFVQVFDEASSAIEDAVFLAQGTTYPDVIESVPIDGNPAAMIKSHHNVGGLPKEMKFKLLEPLSRLFKDEVREVGRQLGLPEDVVMRQPFPGPGLAVRHLGAVSTETLDILRDADEIVVDEIKKAGLYFKIWQTFAVFLPLRTVGVMGDERTYDYVIALRAVESCDGMTADWVKLPYELLETISNRIINEVRGVNRVVYDITSKPPGTIEWE; encoded by the coding sequence ATGTCGCAAACTGTTGAGACAATTGTCGTACTGGACTTCGGTTCGCAATACAGCCAGCTCATTGCCCGGCGCATTCGCGAATGCAGCGTCTACAGCAAGATTCTGCCGTTCCACGCGTCGGCGGAACGGATTCTGGCGGAAAATCCGAAGGGCATTATTTTAAGCGGCGGACCGGCCAGCGTTTATCAGGAAAACGCGCCGAAGTGCGATCCGAAAATTTTTGAACTCGGCATTCCGGTGCTCGGTATCTGTTACGGACTGCAACTGCTGATCATGACCCTCGGCGGCCGGGTGGCGCCCGGCAAGGCGCGCGAATACGGCAAAGCGATGCTGAAGATCGCCGATTCCGGATCGCTGTTCAACGGCCTGTCCGGCGAAATCCAGGTGTGGATGTCGCACGGCGACAAAGTGACCGCGCCGCCGCCGGGCAAATTCAAGGTGCTGGCGACGACCGACAACTGCGAATATTGCGCGGTTACCGTCGAGGATCGCAATATTTTCGGCATTCAGTTCCACCCGGAGGTGGTTCACACGCCGCAGGGCAAACGGATTATCTGCAATTTCTGCCATGATATCTGCGGCTGTGCCGGCAATTGGACGATGGCGGGTTTTATCGAGCAATCGGTCAGTGAAATCCGGGAGACGGTCGGCCGGAACCGGGTGATTCTGGGGTTGTCCGGCGGCGTCGATTCCTCGGTGGCGGCGGCGTTGATCAACAAAGCGATCGGCGGGCAGTTGACCTGTATTTTCGTCAACAACGGCCTGTTGCGCAAAAACGAAGCGCAGCGGGTTCAGGATTTGTTCGGCCGCAATTTTCGGATGAAGCTGGTTTACGTCGACGCGACCGAACGGTTCATGACCAAACTCAAGGACGTCGCCGAGCCGGAACGCAAACGTAAAATCATCGGTCATGAATTCGTTCAGGTGTTCGACGAAGCGTCGTCGGCGATCGAGGATGCCGTTTTCCTGGCGCAGGGCACCACTTATCCGGACGTCATCGAGAGTGTGCCGATCGACGGCAATCCGGCGGCGATGATCAAAAGCCATCACAATGTCGGCGGTTTGCCGAAAGAGATGAAATTCAAATTGCTGGAGCCGTTGAGCCGCCTGTTCAAGGATGAAGTGCGGGAGGTCGGCCGGCAGCTCGGTCTGCCGGAGGATGTCGTCATGCGGCAGCCGTTCCCGGGGCCCGGTCTGGCGGTGCGCCATCTCGGGGCGGTTTCGACCGAAACGCTGGATATTCTGCGCGATGCCGACGAGATCGTCGTCGATGAAATCAAAAAGGCCGGTTTGTATTTCAAAATCTGGCAGACCTTCGCGGTATTCCTGCCGTTGCGTACCGTCGGGGTGATGGGCGACGAACGGACCTACGATTATGTGATTGCATTGCGGGCGGTCGAAAGCTGCGACGGCATGACCGCCGACTGGGTGAAATTGCCGTACGAATTGCTGGAAACGATTTCCAACCGGATCATCAACGAAGTGCGCGGCGTCAACCGGGTGGTCTACGACATCACCTCGAAGCCGCCGGGCACGATCGAATGGGAATAA